A single window of Dermacentor albipictus isolate Rhodes 1998 colony chromosome 1, USDA_Dalb.pri_finalv2, whole genome shotgun sequence DNA harbors:
- the LOC135907957 gene encoding uncharacterized protein: MQERPSSTVVYQSPPPYSPPPSYSRSEMVTEMGSSATSFSVSSPEVSMPGQPWSSTNGLPVHMSRSLSQTQAPRLVPSRTHISRHSNIIIGSSASRLSLPSVAEITPWRVTTVASRRPDNKMARYWAAALAVFGFASLCALAVTVLNMAAPGQSARGGEMDNARKELNLRLQEQTRMLEVFGLELHLDRRKGTKGVTLKRPPFFSITKRRRTRATATAMTYPKTVPGHLDKTYSPLPETTDLIPGGPNAALPHLRSRATASPTNETEVDIRTLAEAASEAENPNDTTWVGRGAASWDFIEANATTDTGARNKSVSFVSKALFEISSAQAEVSASLPTESSMPQKLYTAAPIATETPGVSGWTSPAMSSAPQAYIEVSSLVSELPLSGGDKAPVRGTTAVTTAVFVTQLLAGNNSKRLQANRLHGYNDSDFNLLRSWIRVI; this comes from the exons ATGCAAGAAAGGCCGAGCAGCACAGTGGTATACCAATCACCGCCCCCGTACTCACCACCTCCGTCCTACTCGAGGTCCGAGATGGTAACAGAGATGGGGTCCTCAGCGACGTCTTTCTCGGTTTCATCCCCGGAGGTGTCGATGCCGGGGCAACCATGGAGCAGTACTAATGGTCTCCCGGTACACATGTCACGGTCCTTATCACAGACGCAAGCTCCACGATTAGTTCCCTCACG CACCCATATCAGCCGCCACAGCAACATCATCATAGGCAGCTCGGCCAGCCGACTGTCGCTCCCGTCGGTTGCCGAAATTACGCCCTGGCGGGTAACAACTGTGGCTTCGCGCAGACCCGATAACAAGATGGCAAGATACTGGGCTGCAGCGCTCGCTGTTTTCGGCTTCGCTTCCCTCTGCGCTCTCGCTGTTACGGTGCTCAACATGGCCGCGCCAGGCCAGAGCGCGCGCGGCGGAGAGATGGACAATGCCAGGAAGGAACTTAACCTGCGTCTGCAAGAACAGACGCGCATGCTCGAGGTCTTCGGCCTTGAACTGCACTTAGATCGACGGAAGGGCACCAAAGGCGTGACGTTGAAGCGACCACCTTTTTTCTCAATTACCAAAAGGCGGCGAACGAGGGCCACAGCGACCGCCATGACGTATCCAAAGACAGTGCCGGGACATCTGGACAAGACTTACTCGCCTCTCCCTGAAACTACAGACCTCATACCCGGTGGACCCAACGCCGCGTTGCCTCATTTGAGGAGCAGAGCGACGGCGTCACCCACGAATGAAACAGAAGTCGACATACGCACATTGGCCGAGGCTGCCTCCGAAGCAGAGAACCCGAACGACACCACGTGGGTCGGACGCGGAGCCGCTTCGTGGGACTTTATTGAAGCGAATGCCACAACGGACACAGGGGCGCGCAACAAGTCTGTATCGTTCGTGTCAAAGGCCTTGTTCGAGATTTCTTCCGCGCAAGCCGAAGTGTCGGCGTCTCTCCCCACTGAGTCTTCGATGCCACAGAAATTGTACACGGCGGCCCCCATCGCGACAGAGACGCCAGGCGTTTCTGGCTGGACGTCGCCAGCCATGAGCTCCGCGCCTCAGGCATATATCGAAGTCAGCAGTCTGGTTTCGGAATTACCTTTGTCCGGTGGCGACAAAGCGCCCGTCAGAGGCACTACAGCCGTCACCACAGCCGTATTCGTAACTCAACTATTGGCGGGAAATAACTCAAAACGACTTCAAGCTAATCGGTTACACGGTTACAATGACAGCGATTTCAACTTGTTGCGAAGCTGGATCCGAGTGATATGA